One Actinoplanes missouriensis 431 DNA segment encodes these proteins:
- a CDS encoding O-antigen ligase family protein: protein MTERAFGAPGLVLVLVTIGGRYTLDRAGFLELAWVDLRVIGLIIALVLLAVDLSRRPALGVGPDKREGWLLAAILFFLFQIGSALWAPAASRIGPQTLDLVLLGVLVLAFYGYAVSDPEPVIRTTFRLMFAAAIIFALQALLISGPGEQGRYSAFGGGPNVFVRIQILGVISAVALHMFTGRILPLLVTPLFLLAAVLSGSRAGLLAGLAVGAYALLKLRRRLRPGVVAAAGVLLTAVVAGLWAFAPPEFTSLFQERFVEQTVQEQYLSDRTSIWAAAWNLFLDHPVAGAGLDGFYGAIGVNQMVEYPHNYVLGVAAEGGLLGLGLMTTSIVLWTRLVHGGGARPQMTGLCVAAAVFVALSSLFSGDYYDSRLAWIFAALAAAAALPRAGITPGAVVPAMTEREPVSR from the coding sequence ATGACCGAGCGCGCCTTCGGAGCACCGGGACTCGTGCTGGTCCTGGTGACGATCGGTGGCCGGTACACCCTGGACCGGGCCGGTTTCCTGGAGCTGGCCTGGGTGGATCTGCGGGTGATCGGGCTGATCATCGCGCTGGTCCTGCTCGCCGTCGACCTCTCCCGCCGGCCGGCCCTCGGGGTGGGGCCGGACAAGCGCGAGGGCTGGCTGCTCGCGGCGATCCTCTTCTTCCTCTTCCAGATCGGCTCGGCGCTCTGGGCGCCGGCCGCTTCGCGGATCGGCCCGCAAACCCTCGACCTGGTCCTTCTCGGCGTGCTGGTCCTTGCCTTCTACGGGTACGCCGTGAGCGATCCGGAACCTGTCATCCGCACGACGTTCCGGCTGATGTTCGCCGCCGCGATCATCTTCGCTCTGCAGGCGCTGCTGATCAGCGGGCCGGGCGAGCAGGGCCGGTACTCCGCGTTCGGCGGCGGCCCGAACGTCTTCGTCCGGATCCAGATCCTCGGCGTGATCAGCGCGGTGGCGCTGCACATGTTCACCGGCCGGATCCTGCCACTGCTGGTGACGCCGCTGTTCCTGCTCGCCGCGGTGCTCTCCGGTTCCCGGGCCGGCCTGCTGGCCGGCCTGGCGGTCGGCGCCTACGCGCTGCTCAAGCTGCGCCGCCGGCTGCGGCCGGGCGTGGTGGCCGCGGCCGGCGTGCTGCTCACCGCGGTGGTCGCCGGGCTGTGGGCGTTCGCCCCGCCCGAGTTCACCAGTCTGTTCCAGGAGCGCTTCGTCGAGCAGACCGTCCAGGAGCAGTACCTGTCGGACCGGACGTCGATCTGGGCCGCCGCCTGGAACCTCTTCCTGGACCACCCGGTCGCCGGGGCCGGCCTGGACGGCTTCTACGGCGCGATCGGGGTGAACCAGATGGTCGAGTACCCGCACAACTACGTGCTCGGGGTCGCGGCCGAGGGAGGCCTGCTCGGCCTGGGCCTGATGACCACCTCGATCGTGCTCTGGACCCGGCTGGTCCACGGCGGCGGCGCCCGCCCGCAGATGACCGGCCTCTGCGTGGCGGCGGCCGTCTTCGTGGCGCTCAGCAGCCTCTTCTCCGGCGATTACTACGACTCCCGGCTCGCCTGGATCTTCGCGGCGCTGGCCGCGGCGGCCGCCCTGCCCCGCGCCGGGATCACGCCCGGCGCCGTTGTACCGGCCATGACAGAACGAGAGCCGGTGTCCCGATGA
- a CDS encoding glycosyltransferase family 4 protein: MHIVYIHQYYCNPGMAGGIRSYEQARRLVARGHTVDVITTDITPGERELGWRVTDDDGIRVHWFRVPYSNNMSYARRLRAFAEFMVLAAAKAARLKADLVFATSTPLTVAVPGVIAAKLRRAPFVFEVRDLWPEVPIEMGALRNPVARGLAGALANFAYRNAAEVIALSPGMAAGVTARRPRTRTTVIPNAADIDLFAVDADEVARFRARHDWLGDRPLIVYTGALGAVNGVEYLVKAAARMRELDPEIRVLIVGHGKEWEPTKDLAARSGLLQETVFMWEKVPKSELPVILGAATMSSSFVRPIRGLWDNSANKFFDALAASRPIAVNYGGWQADLIRETGAGLVLDPEDTDAAASLLVQHLRDELWLKQAREAAHRLAVERFSRDLLFADFAAVLERSARPQAERPARPQAQRPARPQADRPARPQADRPARPQADRPAGPATGRPPRQAGERPAQTATERSAPAN; the protein is encoded by the coding sequence ATGCACATCGTCTACATCCACCAGTACTACTGCAATCCCGGGATGGCCGGGGGCATCCGCTCCTACGAGCAGGCCCGCCGTCTCGTCGCCCGGGGGCACACGGTCGACGTGATCACCACCGACATCACCCCGGGCGAGCGGGAGCTGGGCTGGCGGGTCACCGACGACGACGGGATCCGCGTGCACTGGTTCCGCGTCCCGTACTCGAACAACATGTCCTATGCCCGGCGGCTGCGCGCCTTCGCCGAGTTCATGGTGCTCGCGGCGGCGAAAGCCGCCCGACTGAAAGCCGATCTGGTCTTCGCGACGAGCACCCCGCTGACCGTCGCCGTGCCCGGGGTGATCGCCGCGAAGCTGCGCCGGGCGCCGTTCGTCTTCGAGGTCCGCGACCTGTGGCCCGAGGTGCCGATCGAGATGGGCGCGCTGCGCAACCCGGTGGCCCGCGGCCTGGCCGGCGCCCTGGCGAACTTCGCCTACCGCAACGCCGCCGAGGTCATCGCCCTCTCCCCCGGCATGGCCGCCGGGGTGACGGCCCGGCGGCCCCGGACCCGCACCACGGTGATCCCGAACGCCGCCGACATCGACCTCTTCGCCGTGGACGCCGACGAGGTCGCGCGGTTCCGGGCGCGCCACGACTGGCTCGGCGACCGGCCCCTGATCGTCTACACCGGCGCGCTGGGCGCGGTGAACGGCGTGGAGTACCTGGTCAAGGCCGCCGCCCGGATGCGCGAGCTGGACCCGGAAATCCGGGTGCTGATCGTCGGGCACGGTAAGGAGTGGGAGCCGACGAAAGATCTCGCGGCGCGCAGCGGTCTCCTGCAGGAGACCGTCTTCATGTGGGAGAAGGTGCCGAAGTCCGAGCTCCCGGTGATCCTCGGGGCGGCGACCATGTCGTCCAGCTTCGTCCGGCCGATCCGGGGACTCTGGGACAACTCGGCCAACAAGTTCTTCGACGCGCTCGCGGCGTCCCGGCCGATCGCCGTCAACTACGGCGGCTGGCAGGCCGACCTGATCCGGGAGACCGGCGCCGGCCTGGTGCTCGACCCGGAGGACACCGACGCGGCGGCATCCCTGCTGGTCCAGCACCTGCGCGACGAGCTGTGGCTGAAACAGGCACGGGAGGCCGCGCACCGGCTCGCGGTCGAGCGCTTCTCCCGGGACCTGCTCTTCGCCGACTTCGCAGCGGTCCTCGAGCGATCCGCCCGGCCGCAGGCAGAGCGACCCGCCCGGCCGCAGGCACAGCGACCCGCCCGGCCGCAGGCAGACCGACCCGCCCGGCCGCAGGCAGACCGACCCGCCCGGCCGCAGGCAGACCGACCCGCCGGACCGGCCACCGGGCGGCCCCCGCGACAAGCCGGCGAGCGGCCCGCGCAGACGGCCACCGAGCGATCCGCACCAGCGAACTGA
- a CDS encoding polysaccharide biosynthesis tyrosine autokinase: MELRAYVRACRRRWLWLLVPVLVAVTVATGLSLAGPPAYTSSMVVFVTGGNGDPDADARRLNSYIALLTGPRVAQGVVDRLGPDVTADQVQRSLAAQVREGTDLLVISATAPDPEQSREIVTTAASVLVSVTRQIGTPSDDGPAPAISIVQDAVTAEQPGSLGRNAGFAAVLGLLIGAAAVAIREATARTVAEEDDLRRLGLGTVGTIAIGNRRSGDPDQDLAEAFRRLRSLLPELSEPPDVRGPDRGRSVLLTGTSRREGTTAVTCGLAIAMAETGARVAVVDANLRTPGLGRYLDLESSRGLAEVLTGDARVPDVLQSSLGGRVTVLPSGENAPDPGEILASPRLGATVRTLTERFDVVLVDSPALHGVADAVVLSRVTDSALLVVRAGRTRTADVEKSLDLLRRVGARMAGAVLNALPRKLPTGKDWHEVVAEVQPGLDSIGLIPDGHRMEDTFVSLPPVGTARGRARVETAAISDAPETGAPERDAPDAEGQDVVRGSARVVTPAEVEVPAQREPELDTPESDRPDE; the protein is encoded by the coding sequence GTGGAACTGCGTGCGTACGTCCGGGCCTGCCGGCGCCGATGGCTGTGGCTGCTGGTGCCGGTGCTGGTCGCCGTCACCGTGGCGACCGGCCTCTCGCTGGCCGGCCCGCCCGCCTACACCTCCTCGATGGTCGTCTTCGTGACCGGCGGGAACGGTGATCCGGACGCGGACGCACGGCGGCTCAACTCGTACATCGCCCTGCTCACCGGCCCGCGCGTGGCGCAGGGCGTGGTCGACCGGCTCGGCCCGGACGTGACCGCCGACCAGGTGCAGCGCAGCCTCGCCGCCCAGGTCCGCGAGGGCACCGACCTGCTGGTCATCTCGGCGACCGCGCCGGACCCGGAACAGAGCCGGGAGATCGTCACGACGGCCGCGTCGGTGCTGGTCAGCGTCACCCGGCAGATCGGCACGCCGAGTGACGACGGGCCGGCCCCGGCCATCTCGATCGTGCAGGACGCGGTGACCGCCGAGCAGCCGGGCAGCCTGGGCCGCAACGCCGGTTTCGCGGCGGTGCTGGGCCTGCTGATCGGCGCGGCCGCGGTGGCGATCCGGGAGGCCACCGCACGGACGGTCGCCGAGGAGGACGACCTGCGCCGGCTCGGCCTGGGCACGGTCGGGACGATCGCGATCGGGAACCGCCGGTCCGGCGACCCGGACCAGGACCTCGCCGAGGCGTTCCGGCGGCTGCGCAGCCTGCTGCCGGAACTGTCGGAGCCGCCGGACGTGCGCGGGCCGGACCGGGGACGGTCGGTGCTGCTCACCGGCACCAGCCGCCGGGAGGGCACCACCGCCGTCACCTGCGGGCTGGCGATAGCGATGGCCGAGACCGGCGCCCGGGTCGCGGTGGTCGACGCCAACCTGCGGACTCCCGGGCTGGGCCGCTACCTCGATCTGGAGAGCTCCCGCGGGCTGGCCGAGGTGCTGACCGGCGACGCCCGGGTGCCGGACGTGCTGCAGAGCTCGCTCGGCGGCCGGGTGACCGTGCTGCCGTCCGGTGAGAACGCGCCGGATCCGGGCGAGATCCTCGCGTCGCCGCGGCTCGGCGCCACGGTCCGTACCCTCACCGAGCGGTTCGACGTGGTGCTCGTCGACTCACCCGCCCTGCACGGGGTGGCCGACGCCGTGGTGCTGAGCCGGGTCACCGACAGCGCCCTGCTGGTGGTCCGGGCCGGCCGGACCCGGACGGCCGACGTGGAGAAGTCACTGGACCTGCTGCGCCGGGTCGGCGCCCGGATGGCCGGCGCGGTGCTCAACGCGCTGCCCCGCAAGCTGCCGACCGGCAAGGACTGGCACGAGGTGGTGGCCGAGGTGCAGCCCGGCCTGGACAGCATCGGGCTGATCCCGGACGGGCACCGGATGGAGGACACGTTCGTCTCGCTGCCGCCGGTCGGCACCGCCCGCGGCCGGGCCCGGGTGGAGACGGCCGCGATCTCGGACGCCCCGGAGACGGGTGCCCCGGAAAGAGACGCCCCGGACGCGGAGGGCCAGGACGTGGTGCGCGGCTCGGCGAGGGTCGTCACGCCGGCCGAGGTCGAGGTGCCCGCCCAGCGCGAGCCGGAGCTGGACACCCCGGAGAGCGACCGCCCGGATGAGTGA
- a CDS encoding lipopolysaccharide biosynthesis protein has product MSEVRVRQRESTWLLGMLREPYVQLLASQVLTGVVALAANVLMVRSLTPTHRGEVALMLQVVYLATQVLLLGTERSFVAAYHNVAAGPAVRAYARLFAVPAALFLGAAVIYALVAPHRLSPGPLIIGMLAWYALIEAAGLATRSIAIAAGRVRDFLLCRVIEALLLLTGLIGLYTAGAGHPETWFIAYLVAGAAPTLVYVVIWLRLPVDETAAPISPEQNRLVRREGLALFPAALSNMAMLRVDRLVIPALASTAALGLYASVATMTELLAWPLRAYADSRLGRWRAAYREGTLRAKPIVLAAAAYVLVVVPLVAGGLYLLIEPVFGHHYAPAKQIVLPLVVAAGLYGVSRVSLGLLISKGYGGLVSTAEIAGFAVSFAAYVLLIPKIGILGAAYGSLLGYGACLIFSLAATVVVKR; this is encoded by the coding sequence ATGAGTGAGGTCCGGGTACGCCAGCGGGAGAGCACCTGGCTCCTCGGGATGCTGCGGGAGCCGTACGTCCAGCTCCTCGCGTCCCAGGTGCTCACCGGCGTGGTCGCGCTCGCCGCGAACGTCCTGATGGTCCGCTCGCTCACCCCCACCCACCGCGGCGAGGTGGCGCTGATGCTGCAGGTGGTGTACCTCGCCACCCAGGTGCTGCTGCTCGGAACCGAGCGCAGCTTCGTGGCCGCGTACCACAACGTCGCCGCGGGCCCGGCGGTCCGCGCGTACGCCCGGTTGTTCGCCGTGCCGGCCGCGCTCTTCCTCGGTGCCGCGGTGATCTACGCGCTGGTCGCACCGCACCGGCTCAGCCCCGGCCCGCTGATCATCGGGATGCTCGCCTGGTACGCGCTGATCGAGGCGGCCGGGCTGGCCACCCGGTCGATCGCGATCGCGGCCGGCCGGGTCCGCGACTTCCTGCTGTGCCGGGTCATCGAGGCGTTGCTGCTGCTCACCGGCCTGATAGGCCTCTACACGGCGGGCGCGGGCCACCCGGAGACCTGGTTCATCGCGTATCTGGTGGCGGGTGCCGCGCCGACCCTCGTCTACGTGGTGATCTGGCTGCGGCTGCCGGTCGACGAGACCGCCGCCCCGATCTCGCCGGAGCAGAACCGGCTGGTCCGGCGGGAGGGTCTGGCGCTCTTCCCGGCAGCCCTGTCGAACATGGCGATGCTGCGGGTGGACCGGCTGGTCATCCCGGCGCTCGCGTCGACGGCGGCACTGGGTCTGTACGCCTCGGTCGCCACGATGACCGAGCTGCTGGCGTGGCCGTTGCGCGCGTACGCGGACTCGCGTCTCGGGCGCTGGCGTGCCGCGTACCGGGAAGGGACCTTGCGGGCCAAACCGATAGTCCTGGCCGCCGCCGCGTACGTGCTGGTGGTGGTGCCGCTGGTGGCCGGCGGGCTCTACCTGCTGATCGAGCCGGTCTTCGGCCACCACTACGCGCCGGCCAAGCAGATCGTGCTGCCGCTGGTGGTGGCGGCCGGCCTCTACGGCGTCTCCCGGGTGAGCCTCGGCCTGCTGATCTCGAAGGGGTACGGCGGCCTGGTCTCGACCGCGGAGATCGCCGGTTTCGCGGTCAGTTTCGCGGCCTACGTGCTGCTCATCCCCAAGATCGGCATCCTGGGCGCGGCCTACGGCTCGCTGCTCGGCTACGGCGCCTGCCTGATCTTCTCGCTGGCGGCCACGGTGGTCGTCAAGAGATGA
- a CDS encoding polysaccharide deacetylase family protein: MHPPTALKKRLNELGLRSRLRARPRTQGRILAPAGLLRRLPSTPGLYFPFYHDVLPEYGADLRRHLRTLQRIGPMLSWDEALRVLAGDKPLTGPMFCLSFDDAHRSWRDVAAPILLEMKVPAMFFLTSGLVGQPGNLTWDDCRQLVAAGFRFGSHTVTHHRLADQDDEEAAREIVESKREIEDELGVEVRDFAAPYGHPAVDFRERDVRVAREAGYRSFATTLRPAMHRGDSPMWIRRQGLHPAWPIMAVRTRVHD, from the coding sequence ATGCATCCGCCCACCGCGCTGAAGAAACGCCTGAACGAGCTCGGGCTGCGCAGCCGGCTGCGGGCACGGCCTCGCACGCAGGGCCGGATCCTCGCCCCCGCCGGCCTGCTGCGCCGCCTGCCCAGCACCCCCGGTCTCTACTTCCCCTTCTACCACGACGTGCTCCCGGAGTACGGCGCCGACCTGCGCCGCCACCTGCGCACCCTGCAGCGGATCGGCCCGATGCTCTCCTGGGACGAGGCGCTGCGCGTGCTGGCCGGGGACAAGCCACTGACCGGCCCGATGTTCTGCCTCTCCTTCGACGACGCGCACCGCAGCTGGCGCGACGTGGCAGCGCCGATCCTGCTGGAGATGAAGGTGCCGGCGATGTTCTTCCTGACCTCCGGGCTGGTCGGGCAGCCCGGCAACCTCACCTGGGACGACTGCCGGCAGCTGGTGGCGGCCGGCTTCCGGTTCGGCTCGCACACGGTGACCCACCACCGGCTCGCCGACCAGGACGACGAGGAGGCCGCCCGGGAGATCGTCGAGTCGAAACGGGAGATCGAGGACGAGCTCGGCGTCGAGGTACGGGACTTCGCCGCGCCGTACGGTCATCCCGCCGTGGATTTCCGTGAGCGGGACGTGCGGGTCGCCCGGGAGGCGGGCTACCGCAGCTTCGCCACCACGCTGCGCCCGGCGATGCATCGCGGCGACTCACCGATGTGGATCCGGCGTCAGGGCCTGCACCCGGCCTGGCCGATCATGGCGGTGAGGACCCGGGTCCATGACTGA
- a CDS encoding aminotransferase class I/II-fold pyridoxal phosphate-dependent enzyme, producing the protein MTDARIYLSPPDVSDLERKLLLNAFDSNWVAPVGPDLDAFEEQAAALVGVRHAVALSSGTAALHLALIAAGVRRGDTVLVPSFTFAATANAVLYLGARPVFVDSTPDSWNVDPELIAEELRARAERGQLPRAVIAVDMYGQCADYEPLLTACDRYGVPLIEDAAEALGATYRGRPAGAFGLAGVLSFNGNKIITTGGGGMLVTDDGRVATQARHLSTQAREPVPHYEHRTVGYNYRLSNLLAAVGRGQLQRLPQMIAARRETFRFYQRELPDLEFMPIAAYGEPNYWLTCVLTDQRDEIIAELARHDIEARPAWKPMHLQPVFRDCVMRGGHVSADLFRRGLCLPSGSALTGRDRERVVTAVRTAQQRG; encoded by the coding sequence ATGACTGACGCGCGCATCTACCTCTCCCCGCCGGACGTCAGCGACCTGGAACGCAAGCTGCTGCTCAACGCGTTCGACTCGAACTGGGTGGCGCCGGTCGGCCCCGACCTGGACGCCTTCGAGGAGCAGGCCGCGGCGCTGGTCGGCGTGCGGCACGCGGTCGCGCTCAGCAGCGGCACGGCGGCGCTGCACCTGGCCCTGATCGCCGCCGGGGTGCGCCGGGGCGACACCGTGCTGGTCCCGTCGTTCACGTTCGCCGCCACCGCGAACGCGGTGCTCTACCTGGGCGCCCGCCCGGTCTTCGTGGACTCGACGCCGGACAGCTGGAACGTGGATCCCGAGCTGATCGCCGAGGAGCTGCGCGCCCGGGCCGAGCGGGGCCAGCTCCCCCGGGCCGTGATCGCCGTCGACATGTACGGGCAGTGCGCCGACTACGAGCCGCTGCTGACCGCCTGCGACAGGTACGGCGTACCCCTGATCGAAGACGCCGCGGAGGCACTGGGCGCCACCTACCGGGGCCGTCCCGCCGGCGCGTTCGGGCTGGCCGGGGTGCTGTCGTTCAACGGCAACAAGATCATCACCACCGGCGGCGGCGGGATGCTGGTGACCGACGACGGCCGCGTCGCCACGCAGGCCCGGCACCTGTCCACCCAGGCCCGCGAGCCGGTGCCGCACTACGAGCACCGCACGGTCGGCTACAACTACCGGCTCAGCAACCTGCTCGCCGCGGTCGGCCGGGGCCAGCTCCAGCGGCTCCCGCAGATGATCGCCGCTCGCCGGGAGACGTTCCGCTTCTACCAGCGCGAGCTGCCGGACCTGGAGTTCATGCCGATCGCGGCGTACGGCGAACCGAACTACTGGCTCACCTGCGTGCTCACGGACCAGCGCGACGAGATCATCGCCGAGCTGGCCCGGCACGACATCGAGGCCCGCCCGGCGTGGAAGCCGATGCACCTGCAACCGGTCTTCCGGGACTGCGTGATGCGCGGCGGGCACGTCAGCGCCGACCTGTTCCGCCGCGGGCTCTGCCTGCCCAGCGGCTCCGCCCTGACCGGCCGCGACCGGGAGCGCGTGGTCACCGCCGTCCGAACCGCGCAGCAGAGGGGCTGA
- a CDS encoding lipid II:glycine glycyltransferase FemX, translating into MLRLRRMDPDAALWRDRAGYHDRLIFHTPEWLAFVAECQGAEPVLATLHDGDTPVGHFTGLITRKYGLRILGSPMAGWTTSYVGFNLLPEVSRRAALEALMPFAFGELGCAHLEIRDRGLTEADLGGLGLRWDAAPTAVIDVNPDEDALFGAMASACRRNIRKAAKSGVTVEEVHGDPAFADEFYDQLRDVFAKQNLVPTYSVERVKSLIRHLEPAGRILLLRARDPEGRSIATAVLPWYHRAMYFWGGASYREHQHLRPNETLIWHALRWAKQQGVTEFDFVGGNAYKAKYGTTEVPVPWARRSRSPLVARLRDAAKQGFAFKQRTAARLTGARADQ; encoded by the coding sequence ATGCTTCGACTGCGACGGATGGACCCGGATGCGGCGCTCTGGCGCGACCGGGCGGGCTACCACGATCGACTGATCTTCCACACTCCCGAGTGGCTGGCGTTCGTCGCCGAGTGCCAGGGCGCCGAGCCGGTGCTGGCCACCCTGCACGACGGCGACACCCCGGTCGGTCACTTCACCGGGCTGATCACCAGGAAGTACGGCCTGCGGATCCTGGGCAGCCCGATGGCCGGCTGGACCACGTCGTACGTCGGGTTCAACCTGCTCCCGGAGGTGTCCCGCCGGGCCGCCCTGGAAGCGCTGATGCCGTTCGCCTTCGGCGAGCTCGGCTGCGCGCATCTGGAGATCCGCGACCGCGGCCTCACCGAGGCGGATCTCGGCGGCCTCGGGCTGCGCTGGGACGCCGCGCCGACCGCGGTGATCGACGTGAATCCGGACGAGGACGCGCTCTTCGGCGCGATGGCCAGCGCGTGCCGGCGCAACATCCGCAAGGCCGCGAAGTCCGGCGTCACCGTCGAGGAGGTGCACGGCGATCCCGCATTCGCCGACGAATTCTACGATCAATTGCGGGACGTTTTCGCGAAGCAGAATCTGGTGCCCACCTATTCGGTGGAAAGAGTTAAGTCGTTGATCCGTCACCTGGAACCGGCGGGCCGCATCCTGCTGCTCCGAGCCCGTGATCCCGAAGGGCGCAGCATCGCCACCGCGGTCCTGCCGTGGTACCACCGGGCGATGTACTTCTGGGGTGGCGCCAGCTACCGGGAGCACCAGCACCTGCGGCCCAACGAGACGCTGATCTGGCATGCGCTGCGCTGGGCGAAGCAGCAGGGTGTGACCGAGTTCGACTTCGTGGGCGGGAACGCGTACAAGGCGAAGTACGGCACCACGGAGGTCCCGGTCCCGTGGGCGCGGCGCTCCCGGTCACCGCTGGTCGCCCGCCTGCGCGACGCGGCGAAGCAGGGGTTCGCCTTCAAGCAGCGAACAGCAGCCCGCCTGACCGGAGCCCGAGCCGACCAGTAA
- a CDS encoding pyruvoyl-dependent arginine decarboxylase, with amino-acid sequence MRSSAVYDQIPVVKVTGQGTTTLSAFHDALVQADLAVYNLVRLSSVIPPGTSVDATGKAPVPVGAWGDKLYCVYADQYATLPGEQAWAGIGWVQRLDGKGGLFVEHEGTSEGYVTQAIKNSLRDLIRGHEEGFTDPDFVVHGVVCESDPVCAMVIAPYETATWVGAAS; translated from the coding sequence GTGCGCAGCTCCGCGGTTTACGACCAGATCCCCGTCGTCAAGGTGACCGGTCAGGGCACCACCACCCTCTCCGCCTTCCACGACGCGCTGGTCCAGGCCGACCTCGCCGTCTACAACCTGGTGCGGCTCTCCAGCGTCATCCCGCCCGGCACGTCGGTCGACGCGACCGGTAAGGCCCCGGTCCCGGTCGGCGCGTGGGGCGACAAGCTGTACTGCGTCTACGCCGACCAGTACGCGACCCTCCCCGGCGAGCAGGCGTGGGCCGGCATCGGCTGGGTGCAGCGCCTCGACGGCAAGGGCGGGCTCTTCGTCGAGCACGAGGGCACCAGCGAGGGATACGTCACCCAGGCGATCAAGAACAGCCTCCGCGACCTGATCCGCGGGCACGAGGAGGGCTTCACCGACCCCGACTTCGTGGTGCACGGCGTGGTCTGCGAGAGCGACCCGGTCTGCGCCATGGTGATCGCCCCCTACGAGACCGCGACCTGGGTCGGCGCCGCTTCCTGA
- a CDS encoding GNAT family N-acetyltransferase, whose amino-acid sequence MTACLLEPSAREWKETLQHVGHDMYHVPEYVVLDARLYGGAPAAFWFERDGRRLLIPLIVRSIPGSELRDAISPYGYPGPVSDADPADAAFWEHACAAFVATMRAGGIVSAFVRMHPLLGRPVPAMRQAGAMVHHGETVSMDLTVSLEEMWSQTRSDHRNHINRAKRAGTRVVFDDWDRLGEWVEVYHDNMRRVGATDYYFFTREHLAALHDAVGDRMHLAVALEDDEVVGGNTFFEYDGIATGYVSSTRRAPKRYADEMLYDEVRRWCKSRGDEVFHLGGGKGGANDSLFSYKAGFSPRRHPFHTWRVVADPAAYRALVREHRPDADPDDLTAMFPAYR is encoded by the coding sequence ATGACGGCATGCCTGCTGGAGCCATCGGCCCGGGAGTGGAAGGAGACCCTCCAGCACGTCGGGCACGACATGTACCACGTGCCGGAGTACGTCGTCCTCGACGCCCGGCTCTACGGCGGCGCGCCGGCCGCGTTCTGGTTCGAGCGGGACGGCCGGCGGCTGCTGATCCCGCTGATCGTGCGGTCGATACCGGGCTCGGAGCTGCGGGACGCGATCTCGCCGTACGGCTATCCGGGGCCGGTCAGCGACGCGGACCCCGCCGACGCCGCGTTCTGGGAGCACGCCTGCGCGGCGTTCGTGGCGACGATGCGCGCCGGCGGTATCGTCTCCGCGTTCGTCCGGATGCACCCGCTGCTCGGCCGCCCGGTGCCGGCGATGCGGCAGGCCGGGGCGATGGTGCACCACGGCGAGACGGTGTCGATGGACCTCACCGTGAGCCTGGAGGAGATGTGGTCGCAGACCCGCAGCGACCACCGCAACCACATCAACCGGGCGAAACGGGCCGGCACCCGGGTGGTCTTCGACGACTGGGACCGGCTCGGCGAGTGGGTCGAGGTCTACCACGACAACATGCGCCGGGTCGGCGCGACCGACTACTACTTCTTCACCCGGGAGCACCTGGCGGCGCTGCACGACGCGGTCGGCGACCGGATGCACCTGGCGGTCGCCCTGGAGGACGACGAGGTGGTCGGGGGGAACACCTTCTTCGAGTACGACGGGATCGCCACCGGTTACGTCTCGTCGACCCGGCGGGCCCCGAAACGGTACGCCGACGAGATGCTCTACGACGAGGTGCGGCGCTGGTGCAAGAGCCGTGGTGACGAGGTGTTCCACCTCGGCGGCGGCAAGGGCGGGGCGAACGACTCGCTCTTCTCCTACAAGGCCGGGTTCTCGCCCCGCCGGCACCCGTTCCACACCTGGCGGGTGGTCGCCGACCCGGCCGCGTATCGCGCGCTGGTCCGCGAGCACCGGCCGGACGCCGACCCGGACGACCTGACCGCCATGTTCCCCGCCTACCGTTAG